One stretch of Tepidibacter hydrothermalis DNA includes these proteins:
- a CDS encoding ATP-dependent DNA helicase: MDSLRRSYNTDVIVKKIKRLDWIPDTATGVFMIKDCILIQNYTGKTYTYKAINFISGEQQYLFHRKNPVTHDDSKKITMKLMKLPFFNMEYPKSGIEMIDYIFTVIFPMYGYTVRKEQVNLSKHMFKAMEEEKISMSDIAVGLGKTHAYLVAAIVHNIFIRESIGTRPMPMIISTSSIELQRAIIRDYIPEISKMLYENGIITNPITCVLRKGKENYLCENRLKDYFNTLDPSKKRMSEYKALKRLIKDIEIDLDEVKGISNYDKRRICVKTTNCFKCRKHKSCSYQNFMTNARKPHYHFQICNHNYFFADILKRKKGLIPLFPEYKAVIIDEAHKLIGAAGQMYGAFIKQNEINSLMKKAIPQNAKTKMKKNIAKICKDTIAYNNLFFKELIHQIPKNLYIDDTEKFETIITSRANVLMKKVLANLEELLKLLPDKDKKLLFDIRRIVEEIKAFMHCNIIYWIENPNAKGQTVLSSIPKTLSQEISKDLWCIDRSMLLTSGTIAVDGDFHYIKKKLGLNLVNRNKILEISKSSPFNFRENCMIYMANNIPFPNGDNEKYIKRVAEETYKLIKASAGHALVLFTSYKPLRKVYKYLSEQITDIPLIEMSRGKSNAVLEFKKSKKGVLLATGSMWEGVNIPGDILSHLIIVKLPFPIPDPISEYEKTLYDDMEEYKNSILIPKMLIKLRQGAGRLIRSEMDTGIISILDVRASRKGNYHDAVINALPKCKVTKELGEIERFIIEKKDKSYFE, from the coding sequence ATGGACAGCTTACGAAGAAGTTACAACACAGATGTTATTGTAAAAAAAATAAAAAGATTAGATTGGATACCTGATACTGCTACGGGAGTATTTATGATTAAGGATTGTATTTTAATTCAGAATTATACGGGTAAAACGTACACATATAAAGCAATAAATTTTATAAGTGGAGAACAACAATATCTATTTCACAGGAAAAATCCAGTTACTCATGATGATTCTAAAAAGATTACCATGAAATTAATGAAATTACCTTTCTTTAATATGGAATATCCTAAAAGTGGAATAGAGATGATTGATTATATATTTACAGTAATATTCCCTATGTATGGATACACAGTTAGAAAAGAGCAAGTTAATCTTTCAAAGCATATGTTTAAAGCTATGGAAGAAGAAAAGATTTCAATGAGTGATATTGCAGTTGGTTTGGGAAAAACCCACGCTTATCTTGTAGCAGCTATTGTACACAATATTTTCATTAGAGAAAGTATTGGTACTAGACCAATGCCAATGATTATATCTACATCAAGCATAGAATTACAAAGAGCGATTATCAGAGATTATATCCCTGAGATATCAAAAATGTTATATGAAAATGGAATTATAACAAACCCAATTACTTGTGTTTTAAGAAAAGGTAAGGAGAATTATCTTTGTGAAAATAGATTAAAGGATTATTTTAATACTTTAGATCCAAGTAAAAAAAGAATGAGTGAATACAAGGCATTAAAAAGATTAATTAAAGACATAGAAATTGATTTAGATGAAGTCAAAGGTATTAGCAATTATGATAAACGAAGGATTTGCGTAAAGACTACTAATTGTTTTAAGTGCAGGAAGCATAAAAGTTGTTCTTATCAAAACTTCATGACTAATGCTAGGAAACCCCATTATCATTTTCAAATTTGTAACCATAATTATTTTTTTGCAGATATATTAAAAAGAAAGAAGGGATTGATACCCTTATTTCCAGAGTACAAGGCGGTAATTATAGATGAAGCTCATAAATTAATAGGAGCAGCTGGGCAAATGTATGGTGCATTTATTAAACAAAATGAAATTAATAGTTTAATGAAAAAAGCAATACCACAAAATGCTAAAACAAAGATGAAAAAAAATATTGCTAAAATATGTAAAGATACTATTGCTTATAATAATTTATTTTTTAAGGAACTTATTCATCAAATACCTAAGAATTTGTATATTGATGATACTGAAAAATTTGAAACGATAATTACTTCAAGGGCAAATGTATTGATGAAAAAAGTATTAGCTAATCTTGAAGAATTGTTGAAACTTCTACCAGATAAAGATAAAAAATTATTATTTGATATAAGAAGGATAGTAGAAGAAATAAAAGCATTTATGCATTGCAATATAATTTACTGGATTGAAAATCCTAATGCAAAGGGACAAACAGTTTTATCTTCAATACCCAAAACACTTAGCCAAGAAATAAGCAAAGATCTTTGGTGCATAGATAGATCAATGCTATTAACATCAGGAACAATTGCTGTTGATGGTGATTTTCATTATATAAAGAAGAAACTAGGATTAAATCTTGTGAATAGGAATAAAATTCTAGAGATCAGTAAATCATCACCCTTTAATTTTCGTGAAAACTGCATGATATATATGGCTAATAACATTCCTTTTCCAAATGGTGATAATGAAAAATATATAAAAAGGGTCGCTGAAGAAACTTATAAACTGATAAAGGCTTCAGCAGGACATGCACTTGTTTTATTTACATCATATAAACCACTAAGGAAAGTATATAAATATTTATCGGAACAGATAACCGATATACCACTTATTGAAATGAGTAGAGGGAAAAGTAATGCTGTTTTGGAATTTAAGAAAAGTAAAAAGGGTGTATTACTTGCAACAGGTAGTATGTGGGAAGGGGTTAATATCCCTGGAGATATATTATCCCACTTAATTATTGTAAAACTACCATTTCCTATACCTGATCCAATTAGTGAATATGAAAAAACACTTTATGATGATATGGAAGAGTATAAGAATTCCATATTGATTCCTAAAATGTTAATTAAGCTGAGACAAGGTGCAGGAAGGCTTATAAGAAGTGAAATGGATACAGGTATAATTTCCATACTTGATGTAAGAGCAAGTAGAAAAGGAAATTATCATGATGCAGTAATAAATGCACTTCCAAAGTGTAAAGTTACGAAAGAATTAGGTGAGATTGAGAGATTTATTATAGAAAAAAAGGATAAGTCATATTTTGAATAA
- a CDS encoding methyl-accepting chemotaxis protein, which produces MISTVNSSLAKVKETDQIISFVKQVAKQTNLLGLNAAIEAARVGESGRGFSIVAEEIRKLAILSNESVSEIAYVLKDVQEGVRKILETVKENEQLKKIQVEKTEQMTEKINEISYLTDNLKDFANKL; this is translated from the coding sequence ATGATTTCTACAGTAAATAGTTCTTTAGCAAAAGTAAAAGAGACAGATCAAATAATTAGTTTTGTAAAACAAGTTGCCAAACAAACAAATTTATTAGGACTAAATGCAGCTATAGAGGCTGCCAGAGTTGGCGAATCAGGTAGAGGATTTTCTATTGTAGCTGAGGAAATAAGAAAACTTGCGATTTTGAGTAATGAATCAGTAAGTGAGATAGCTTATGTATTAAAAGATGTTCAAGAAGGTGTTAGGAAAATATTAGAAACGGTAAAAGAAAATGAGCAATTAAAGAAAATACAAGTAGAAAAAACCGAACAAATGACTGAAAAAATAAATGAAATATCCTATTTAACAGATAATCTAAAGGACTTTGCAAATAAATTATAA
- a CDS encoding recombinase family protein — translation MSNVKVIEARKETRRNRKVVLQQSRVAAYCRVSTDSEEQKLSYNSQVKYYKEMVKSNPEWELVDIYADEGISGTQASKRMDFQRMINDAVDGKIDLIITKSISRFARNTLDTLKYVRLLKEKNIAIMFEKENINTLTMNGEMLLVILSSLAQQESESISANVKMGLKMKMKRGELVGYNGCLGYDYNKEDKSISINEEEAEIVRYIFKRYIEGAGAFVIAKELTKLEYKTKRGSTKWHESTIRGIIKNEKYKGDVLLGKTFTVDPITHRRLENFGEEEKYYVENHHEPIISEEMFEKAQMIMKKRSSRHNNKGRNEKFSRKHAFSSLCKCSYCGGTLIRRKWHSGTNHEKFTWQCSTSIRNGRKACAHSKAIDENIFKKAFVQGYNRLSTNNRDMISEFLDNVEKALDVPKCQEELSKIKCEISKVEDKGQNLVELRINEKIALDVYEQKYDEINNKLKELNEAKREIALSLDGEKSISNRIKNFRNAFDKNEKMDEFDRDIFESLVEKVVVGSQDEEGNPKPYTIYFVLKAGLKFDEEVLKNLKNNDLSELGFKPFSLQSDEALIPCLHTTNEPCGVCS, via the coding sequence ATGTCGAATGTAAAAGTTATAGAAGCAAGAAAAGAAACAAGAAGAAATAGAAAAGTAGTTCTTCAGCAAAGTAGAGTGGCAGCATATTGTAGAGTAAGTACTGATTCAGAAGAACAAAAACTCAGTTACAATTCACAGGTTAAGTATTACAAAGAAATGGTAAAATCCAATCCTGAGTGGGAATTAGTTGATATATATGCGGATGAAGGTATATCTGGGACACAAGCAAGTAAAAGAATGGATTTTCAAAGAATGATAAATGATGCTGTAGATGGTAAAATCGATTTAATTATTACTAAGTCCATTTCAAGATTTGCAAGGAATACTTTGGATACGCTAAAATATGTAAGACTTCTTAAAGAAAAAAATATTGCTATAATGTTTGAAAAAGAAAATATTAATACATTGACTATGAATGGTGAAATGCTGCTTGTAATACTTAGTTCATTGGCTCAACAAGAAAGCGAATCTATTTCAGCTAACGTAAAAATGGGTTTGAAGATGAAGATGAAGAGAGGAGAACTTGTAGGATATAATGGATGCTTAGGATATGATTACAATAAGGAAGATAAAAGTATATCTATCAATGAAGAAGAAGCAGAGATTGTAAGATATATCTTCAAAAGATATATTGAAGGAGCAGGAGCTTTTGTTATTGCAAAAGAACTTACTAAGCTAGAATATAAAACAAAAAGAGGTAGCACCAAGTGGCATGAAAGTACTATAAGAGGAATTATAAAAAATGAAAAGTATAAGGGCGATGTACTTTTAGGAAAAACATTTACTGTTGATCCAATAACCCATAGAAGGTTAGAAAACTTTGGAGAAGAAGAAAAATATTATGTAGAAAATCACCATGAACCTATTATTTCAGAAGAAATGTTTGAAAAAGCCCAAATGATAATGAAAAAAAGAAGTTCAAGACATAATAACAAAGGAAGAAATGAAAAGTTTAGTAGGAAACATGCATTCAGCAGCTTATGCAAATGTAGCTATTGTGGAGGAACATTAATAAGAAGGAAATGGCATAGTGGTACAAATCATGAAAAGTTTACTTGGCAATGTAGTACAAGCATAAGAAATGGTAGAAAAGCATGTGCTCATAGTAAAGCAATTGATGAAAATATATTTAAAAAGGCTTTTGTGCAAGGGTATAATAGACTGAGCACTAATAATAGAGATATGATTAGCGAATTCCTAGATAATGTTGAAAAGGCACTCGATGTACCGAAATGTCAAGAAGAATTATCAAAGATCAAATGTGAAATTTCTAAAGTTGAAGATAAAGGGCAAAATTTAGTAGAGCTAAGAATCAATGAAAAAATAGCTTTAGATGTATATGAACAAAAGTATGATGAAATTAATAATAAGCTAAAAGAATTAAATGAAGCAAAAAGAGAGATAGCATTATCATTAGATGGAGAAAAATCTATTTCAAATAGAATTAAGAATTTTAGAAATGCATTTGATAAGAATGAAAAAATGGATGAGTTTGATAGAGATATATTTGAAAGTCTTGTTGAGAAAGTTGTTGTGGGCAGTCAAGATGAAGAAGGAAATCCTAAGCCATATACAATCTATTTTGTACTTAAAGCAGGACTAAAATTTGATGAAGAAGTTTTGAAAAATTTAAAGAATAATGACCTAAGTGAGCTGGGATTTAAACCGTTCTCTTTACAAAGTGACGAGGCATTAATTCCGTGTTTACATACAACAAACGAGCCATGTGGAGTGTGTAGCTAG
- a CDS encoding FAD-dependent oxidoreductase has translation MQKTDLLVIGGSAGGLLSATTARKVYGNVKITLIRDTEKVMVPCGIPYIFGTLKDTSKNVIPDRMLMNNDIELIIDKVVKIDRENKIVETKNNDVVQYKKLIIATGSLPITPTFIPGYDLENVYAVLKDESYLKNILEKVQNFNNIVVIGGGFIGVEFAEQMKSLNKNVTLVELADACLWQAFDKTFTDEIEGTLKKNGIEIKTKTKVKKILGDDKVQEVELNNGEKIKADVVILGMGVKPNAQLAKDAGIQLNEKGSIIIDQYMRTSDPNIFAVGDCADKKCFFTGKNVPVLLASTAATEAKIAGCNVFQLRLIRQNKGTISAFSTKLFGRTYAAAGMTEAKAKEEGFSLMIGEFSTFDKHPGSLPNAQKINIKLIFSKCSGVILGAQISGGDTVGEMINVLSLAIQKEITASELNTFQVATHPLVSASPIAYPINAASMEAITKNCKHLNKDFQI, from the coding sequence ATGCAAAAAACTGATTTATTAGTAATAGGAGGAAGTGCTGGCGGTTTATTAAGTGCAACTACTGCTAGAAAAGTTTATGGAAATGTAAAAATCACTTTAATACGTGATACTGAAAAAGTAATGGTGCCATGTGGAATTCCATATATTTTTGGAACATTAAAAGACACTAGCAAAAATGTTATTCCTGATAGAATGTTAATGAACAATGATATTGAACTTATAATTGACAAAGTAGTAAAAATTGATAGAGAAAATAAAATAGTAGAAACAAAAAATAATGATGTAGTTCAATACAAAAAATTAATTATTGCTACAGGATCTCTTCCTATTACTCCAACATTTATACCTGGATATGACCTAGAAAATGTGTATGCTGTTTTAAAAGATGAATCATATTTGAAAAATATATTAGAAAAAGTTCAGAACTTTAATAATATTGTGGTGATTGGAGGAGGGTTTATAGGAGTAGAATTTGCTGAACAAATGAAATCATTAAATAAAAATGTAACATTAGTTGAATTGGCAGATGCATGTTTATGGCAAGCATTTGATAAAACATTTACAGATGAAATTGAAGGAACTCTCAAAAAAAATGGAATTGAAATAAAAACTAAAACTAAGGTGAAAAAGATATTAGGTGATGATAAAGTACAAGAAGTTGAACTAAATAATGGAGAAAAAATCAAAGCAGATGTGGTAATACTAGGAATGGGTGTTAAACCAAATGCTCAACTAGCCAAAGACGCAGGTATTCAGTTGAATGAAAAAGGTTCAATTATAATTGACCAATATATGAGAACTTCTGATCCAAATATTTTTGCTGTAGGAGACTGTGCAGATAAAAAGTGTTTCTTTACAGGGAAAAATGTACCTGTACTGTTAGCATCTACTGCTGCAACAGAAGCAAAAATAGCAGGATGTAATGTTTTTCAATTAAGATTAATCAGACAGAATAAAGGAACAATAAGCGCATTTTCTACCAAACTTTTTGGTCGAACTTATGCAGCAGCAGGAATGACAGAAGCAAAAGCAAAAGAAGAAGGATTTAGTCTTATGATAGGAGAATTTTCTACTTTTGATAAACATCCTGGTTCTTTGCCAAATGCACAAAAAATAAATATAAAATTAATCTTTTCAAAATGTTCTGGAGTAATTCTGGGTGCTCAAATTTCAGGAGGGGATACAGTAGGTGAGATGATTAATGTATTAAGTCTTGCTATACAGAAGGAAATTACAGCATCTGAATTAAATACTTTCCAGGTGGCAACACATCCTTTGGTTTCAGCATCTCCTATTGCTTATCCTATTAACGCAGCATCTATGGAAGCTATTACGAAAAACTGTAAACATTTAAATAAAGACTTTCAAATATAA
- a CDS encoding helix-turn-helix domain-containing protein, with protein MEKSGIRIIVIDDDSGIVDAIKSFMGDKYYIEGYISSREGLKRLKKEKFDILILDYYIDELNGSDVIDEIRKYDNDLYILLLTGFGEKVPGMKSLETLKIQNYYEKSADFEKLIIFIEGIIKSLEFFNRVKYTISERLKNLRKLNNLSQDDVAKYLGIQRTTISQYESGDLIPPTLNVIKLARLYNVTTDYILCYELNIEKINIPISKK; from the coding sequence ATGGAGAAAAGTGGTATAAGGATAATAGTAATAGATGATGATTCTGGAATTGTTGATGCTATAAAAAGTTTTATGGGAGATAAATATTATATTGAAGGTTATATAAGTTCTAGAGAAGGACTAAAACGATTAAAAAAGGAAAAGTTTGATATATTAATCTTAGACTATTATATAGATGAGCTTAACGGAAGTGATGTAATAGATGAAATAAGAAAATATGATAATGATTTATATATATTGCTTCTTACTGGTTTTGGTGAAAAAGTACCAGGTATGAAGTCTTTAGAAACATTAAAAATACAAAATTATTATGAAAAAAGTGCTGATTTTGAGAAGTTAATAATATTTATAGAAGGTATTATTAAGTCGTTAGAATTTTTTAATAGAGTAAAATATACAATAAGTGAAAGATTAAAGAATTTAAGAAAGTTAAATAATTTAAGTCAGGATGATGTTGCTAAATATTTAGGAATTCAAAGAACAACTATATCACAGTATGAATCTGGTGATTTGATTCCTCCAACTTTGAATGTTATAAAATTAGCTAGGTTATATAACGTTACCACGGATTATATTCTTTGTTATGAACTTAACATAGAAAAAATTAATATTCCAATTTCAAAAAAATAG
- a CDS encoding ArsR/SmtB family transcription factor: MEIYSDNPNIFIKKAEILKILSHPVRLCIVKRLLEKGSSNVTNMYNCLDMPQSTISQHISKLKSVGIINGDRNGLKIIYSVCNEDVKKIIEVLF, encoded by the coding sequence ATGGAAATATATAGTGATAATCCAAACATATTTATTAAAAAAGCTGAAATTTTAAAAATATTATCACACCCTGTTAGGTTATGTATTGTAAAGAGATTATTAGAAAAAGGTTCTAGCAATGTTACGAATATGTATAATTGTTTAGACATGCCTCAATCTACTATTTCTCAGCATATTTCAAAGTTAAAATCAGTTGGAATTATTAACGGAGATAGAAATGGATTAAAAATAATATATTCTGTTTGTAATGAAGACGTAAAGAAAATAATAGAAGTTCTGTTTTAG
- a CDS encoding arsenic resistance protein: MWNLLRKFKKHLAKSILTSMVFGLIFGYFFDSKSLNVLITPLTFLMVFPMMVNLNYKELLNKGNGKLIVTSQGINFILIPFIAFLIGSLFFKDQPMIFVGFMLMSVLPTSGMTISWTGFAKGNVHAAIKITIVALLLGALIAPFILKIYLGTTVSIPIFKIIRQILIVVLIPMIAGSTFRHIMINNIGTEKYNNEWKMRFPLLSSLGVIGIIFVATALKAKTIINNPSIILLLIVPIILFYVVNFSITTIIGRLFFSLEDAIALVYGTVMRNLSVALAIAMTAFPSEGSNIALIIAVAYIFQVQMAAWYIKLVK; this comes from the coding sequence ATGTGGAATCTATTACGCAAATTTAAAAAACACCTAGCAAAAAGTATTCTTACATCTATGGTATTTGGTTTGATTTTCGGTTATTTTTTTGATTCAAAATCTTTAAATGTATTAATTACACCGCTTACTTTTTTAATGGTTTTTCCTATGATGGTAAATTTAAATTATAAAGAATTGCTAAATAAAGGAAATGGTAAGTTGATTGTTACATCTCAAGGAATCAATTTTATTTTAATTCCATTTATTGCATTTCTAATTGGCTCATTATTTTTTAAAGATCAACCTATGATTTTTGTAGGCTTTATGCTAATGTCGGTACTTCCTACTTCTGGCATGACCATTTCTTGGACTGGATTCGCTAAAGGAAATGTACATGCTGCAATTAAAATTACTATTGTTGCTCTTTTACTTGGGGCACTAATTGCTCCATTTATTTTAAAAATATATCTAGGTACTACTGTATCCATACCTATATTTAAAATTATACGACAAATTCTTATTGTTGTATTAATTCCAATGATTGCAGGATCAACCTTCCGTCATATAATGATTAATAACATTGGAACTGAAAAATATAATAATGAATGGAAGATGAGATTTCCTCTTTTATCTAGCCTTGGTGTAATAGGAATAATATTTGTTGCAACAGCACTAAAAGCAAAAACAATTATTAATAATCCTTCTATAATACTTTTGCTTATTGTACCAATTATTTTATTTTATGTAGTTAATTTTAGTATTACAACAATAATCGGACGTTTGTTTTTCTCATTGGAAGATGCTATAGCTCTAGTTTATGGCACAGTGATGAGAAATCTTAGTGTTGCCTTAGCTATTGCAATGACTGCATTTCCATCTGAAGGTTCAAATATCGCATTGATTATTGCAGTTGCTTATATTTTTCAAGTGCAAATGGCTGCATGGTATATAAAATTAGTAAAGTAA
- a CDS encoding ATP-binding protein, with the protein MVIVWLLLWIWTVIFLIKDYKTESTLWIAAVSFFTGLGAFTVVFQENIIEYFILKYDISQGIMGLMYSINGIIMAIVYSTTPYCMLLYGLSCANIIHKSKKKIIYTILFIPPILNYIFLPIKSSYLKTPEELMLYFRGLAIWTVPYIVGGIFFLVYSYIKEKSYMMKKYKLLTIIIVVPCFSYTILSNVILRAFGIENNWRYFAILIPIEFMGFLYFAFKYGILGVRLKFDRYKFAFENILEFVSDSIITLDEELNVIEFNKVFIKNFLLENRKYKNFNEIISSSRISEHKTSLINLINDSKNNNIKSMEIFIKIKGETKYFQVQSNPIILNSEYLGTVLVFKDITVYKKNLELIKQNQLQLIEKERLLSLSQLIGGVAHNLKTPLMSSAGGMQIIKKDTGKIYEYIQKNCDNATDISKLVEEINDWQQRITEYLVYMSDVITAVKGQVTEYNEVEESCFSIKELEEKITLLMAFEIKKSKCVFVKKLDIDSNDKIKGDINSLVQVLNNLISNAIEASKQGNVITLGAYKEEKKVIFYIKNFGQKIPEKIQRKIFNKMVTTKGKKGTGLGLYISKSIIKVRFNGEIGFETNDKETTFFVKIPLIEED; encoded by the coding sequence ATGGTAATTGTATGGTTGTTATTATGGATATGGACAGTTATATTTCTTATAAAAGATTATAAAACAGAATCTACTTTATGGATAGCAGCAGTGAGTTTTTTCACAGGTTTGGGAGCATTCACTGTAGTTTTCCAAGAAAATATTATAGAATATTTTATATTAAAATATGATATTAGCCAAGGAATTATGGGTTTAATGTATTCCATAAATGGTATCATTATGGCTATTGTATACAGCACGACACCCTATTGTATGCTGCTTTATGGATTATCTTGTGCAAATATAATTCATAAAAGTAAAAAGAAAATAATATATACTATTTTATTCATACCTCCAATTTTGAATTATATATTTTTGCCAATAAAGAGTAGTTATCTGAAAACACCAGAAGAATTGATGTTATATTTTAGGGGATTAGCAATATGGACTGTTCCATATATAGTAGGAGGGATTTTCTTCTTAGTGTATTCCTATATTAAGGAGAAATCTTATATGATGAAAAAGTATAAGCTTTTAACTATAATTATTGTTGTTCCTTGTTTTAGCTATACAATTTTATCAAATGTTATACTAAGAGCCTTTGGCATTGAAAATAATTGGAGATATTTTGCTATATTAATTCCTATAGAATTTATGGGGTTTTTATATTTTGCATTCAAATACGGGATTTTAGGTGTTAGATTAAAATTTGATAGATACAAATTTGCATTTGAAAATATACTTGAATTTGTATCAGATTCAATCATTACTTTGGATGAAGAGCTTAATGTTATAGAATTTAACAAAGTGTTTATAAAAAATTTTTTATTAGAGAACAGAAAATATAAAAATTTTAATGAAATCATAAGTTCCAGCAGAATATCTGAGCATAAAACCAGCTTAATAAATTTAATAAATGATTCAAAAAATAATAATATCAAAAGCATGGAAATATTCATTAAGATCAAAGGAGAAACAAAATATTTTCAAGTACAGTCAAATCCAATAATATTGAATAGCGAATATCTTGGTACAGTGCTTGTATTTAAAGATATTACTGTTTATAAGAAAAATTTAGAATTAATTAAACAAAATCAACTTCAACTTATCGAAAAAGAACGTCTTTTATCTCTAAGTCAATTAATAGGAGGAGTAGCACACAATCTAAAAACACCTTTAATGAGTTCAGCAGGAGGTATGCAGATAATTAAGAAAGATACAGGGAAGATTTATGAATATATACAGAAGAATTGTGATAATGCTACAGATATATCAAAATTAGTAGAGGAAATTAATGATTGGCAACAAAGGATAACTGAGTATCTAGTATATATGTCTGATGTAATAACTGCAGTAAAAGGGCAAGTAACAGAATATAATGAAGTAGAAGAAAGTTGTTTTTCAATAAAAGAACTGGAAGAAAAAATCACATTATTAATGGCTTTTGAAATTAAGAAAAGTAAATGTGTATTTGTTAAGAAACTAGATATTGATTCAAATGATAAAATTAAAGGAGACATTAATTCTCTTGTACAAGTTTTAAATAACCTTATAAGTAATGCCATAGAAGCAAGTAAACAGGGAAATGTAATAACTTTAGGTGCCTATAAAGAGGAGAAGAAAGTTATTTTCTACATAAAAAATTTCGGACAGAAAATCCCTGAGAAAATTCAAAGAAAAATATTTAATAAAATGGTTACTACAAAAGGTAAAAAAGGAACTGGACTTGGGCTATATATATCTAAATCAATAATAAAAGTAAGATTTAATGGTGAAATAGGTTTTGAGACTAATGATAAGGAAACAACTTTTTTTGTTAAAATACCATTAATTGAGGAGGACTAA